A segment of the Triticum urartu cultivar G1812 chromosome 1, Tu2.1, whole genome shotgun sequence genome:
ATTTCTTTTTTCTGGAAAACATGTACGCTCTATATTTTGAAAGGAATAACAAACAATCATGTttgcaaaaataaaaaaatcagcGGCAACCATATCCGTCCGATCATGTGTTACACGATGGCGTGCTGTTCATGTTTTGATACGTCAAAGCAACAGTGTGGCAGTGCCATAGTCCACTCCGTGTTTAATAAGGCACGTTGGCTTGTTTGAATGTGCCAGCTAGGGCGCGACATCGACCCTAACGCGTCCATGGAGCTTCAGCTTCCTTCATTCGCACGTAACCCCAACACATGTcaccaatatatatatatactctctccggtcctttttactctgcatattaggtttgtctgaagtcaatctcatccaactttgaccaagtttatacaaaaaatttaacattcacataacaacacatTTATTATTAGATTCATCTcgaaatatattttcatattatatttattagatgtTATAAATGTCAATAttttctaatataaatttggttAAACTTAGCAAattttgacttcagacaaaactaATGTGCGGattaaaaaggaccggagggagtactacccCATCGCCAGGGAGAGAGAGGCAGCTAGGCCATGGGGATTCACCCCGGGCTGCAGCGGCAGCTAGTAGCAAAGCAGCTGGAGTCACCGGACTGCCGCCGGTCAACCATCGATGGCCACACTACCGCCCTAATCTTGCTTATCACCGTCGTGGTCGACAACGCTTTCGGCGCCAGGAGCGCCGTCCAATGGCACAGCTTCTGCCAGGTACGTACCCACACCCCTCACAATCTTCTGATATCCAATGTTTTGTTTTGTTCACCGATTAATCCTCGTCGTGATTGGCAGGGGCCGATGACTGGCACGTCGCCGGCGGGCGGTATCAATGGCTTGACGTCCACGTACTATTATTATGTGGCTGATCACGCACGCTATGACCGAGACTGCGCTGCAAAGTTCACCGGCGCCCAGGGAGGCGAGGCCGATCCGACTGTGGGCGGCCACGCTTGCACCGCCAAGGAACGTGGTGTCCGCCACAGAAGTCGGGGGCTGTCCTCCGGCCAACGAGCGGACACCGCTGCCAGACATGATGAAGTCAACGTGCTGCGGAAAGACGAGAGACAGATCGCCGGCGGTTGCGCGCGCCGCGAACCAAAATGTCTGGTACAACTGTCCTGTCATCAGTGAAGAAGGCGCGGTCGCGCAGCTCCTCCGATGGTCCGGCGTGACATTGGAGGCCGTAGCCTCGTGGTTTGCTGGTATATGCGGGGGCAGGGACCATGCCGCGTGCCCTGAATCGTAACTCATGGCTGATAATCCTGTTATCTACCTCAATGTCGAAGGCCCGGTGGAGTGGCTTCTCCGGTGATTCGCCGCTTGTTACGCACCTTCGAGGAGACAGGGGGCGTTGAGGAGAGGGCACATTAAGCGTGAGGTTTGGAGGTGGAGCAAATTCACGTGTCTCAGCTTTGAGCTTCCGGCTGCCTTGAGTTAACACTATTTGTTTGCACTATAAATAAACATTATACATTTTCTCTAATATTTTTGGGCGTTGCCGCGCATTTGTGCTTTTTTTTAGATTGCTTCGTTTATGCTTCGAGTTTGTAAGGTTTTTCTCAGGTGCATTTCGTTGTAATCTAGTAAAAATGAATTTGATTATGTACTTGTTGAATTTATTGGTCAACGAATATGTAATGAAAATGTTTGGAATAACTACCTATTGTTTCTCTATTTTTGATGAGGAACATGTATCGCCTAAGAGCATGTCCAACAGTTGCCGAACGCGCGGCACGCTAAAAGTACTTAGCAGCACACCCATCGTCTGGAAAAGCGCGGCGGGCGGCGCTGGCTCCAGCAGCCGCGCTAAAATTTAGCACGTGCGTGTAGCTCCAGCAGACGCGCTATCGCACGAAACATTGCatatatattttttaaaataaaaaacGGTACATATTTCATAGATAATAAAAACGATACATAGATATTTTACATAGTTCATAGCATTGATCGATAAGCAATACATAGATAGATAAAACTACAGTGCAACTAGATATTACGGTGTAACTAGATGAACTATGGTGCAACTACACCCTACTCCGAGTCGCCCTCGTCCTCATCCGGACTGGTGTTGTCCGAGGTATCGATCCACATGCCCTCCCAACGAGGAACATTATCCCCAAAGATCGACACCCCACCTGCCTCACGATATCGCACTGCGATATCGCCAGGGCCTTCCGCCGACGCCTCCCCAAGCGCTCCGCGCGGCGCTTTGTCGTCCTTTccgcccagaaggtgtgctccgccgcgacgtcctccgggtggtgccggcgccactccgccatggctcgctcgtcctcctcggcgacgaggaggcggcgctgccgCCGACAGTGCTCCGCACGGTCCTGATCCGTGATAAGACGAGGTGGAGGGGCGACGTTCTGCGCCTGCTCGCGCATAAAGACGTCGTGGAAGTTCATCTGCGCCGGCGTCCTctctagggccaccgtattctcctcacgccctcacacaatgtgagatgccgtgattccactattggttcccttgaaggcggcaaccggacctttacaaacaaggttggggcaatctccacaactcaatcggaggctcccaacaataccacCAAGCTTCatcacaatggactatggctccgtggtgacctcaaccgtctagggtgctcaaacacccaagagtaacaagatccgctacggataggtgggggaatcaaaaatctcttggtggaagtgtagatcggggccttctcaaccactcccgagcaaatcaacaagtttgattggctagagagatagatcaggtgaaaatggagcttggagcattaatggagcttgagggggaagaggtaagtcaacggggaagaaggggacccccttttatagtgggggcaacaatccaaccgttaccccaccaaacagccccgcagagggcggtactaccgcagagggcagcggtactaccgctgaacCCAGCGGTGCTACCGCTCCCCcctacggtactaccgcccagCAGACAGGacaagaagacagaggagggaCTGGCCCAGCGCGGTACTGCCGGACGGGCTTAGCGCGGTATTGCCGCGgtggcagggcggtactaccgctctagagcggtactactgctcctaCAACCGCTGCAGATGCCGCTCAACCCAACACAAGAAATGcccccctcgagtcgaggcggtagtggcccggtaccgcagcggtactgccgctgacgaccacaagcggtactaccgttgggACAAAAGACAGCTCAATCTGCAGGGAAAAGGACCTCCAACGACGCGGGAAGGCCCAGAGGGTGTGAAACGAaagtgtacgtgatgattccaccctagccaaacaaaagcggaccccctcttgatagaaCGGAGACTCCTAAGGAACTAGACCACCAACAAGAAACCAAAGAGCTACACTGTCTTGAAAAACACTCCGAGGGGAGAAAAATCGTCTCGAgccaaaggatgaatctctgaaacaCTCAACGCATAAGGTTAGTCCGcaaatatgttgtcatcaatcccCAAAAcaacatcgagagagatatgccttaacaatcttcccctttttggtggattgatgacaaccaGGGATTTGCACAGGGAAAGGACATAAAAGTAAGGATACTTAGAACTACAAactatagacgggctccccctgaatgtgtgcacctagttgGTGGTGCCAAAGGAATGCAAGACACACACATTcagatcaacactccccctatattttatagtccaaagATTCTAAGCACAGGATAAATAAGAGCAGGGTATAAAACAGGATAAGCATGCAATTCATAAGATACTACAATACTGAATAGACATAGATAATAAGGTAACGATAGggtagcatatgtctcacactatatgactagaacttaggtctcactgGTATCAAACCAAACCAAACAAAGACAACGAGAAAACACAAGACACCACAAACCACAAAGACACTCGCAACAAGGCAAGCAAATCCCTAAAATCTCTCCCcttttggcatcgagacacca
Coding sequences within it:
- the LOC125543152 gene encoding uncharacterized protein LOC125543152; the encoded protein is MGIHPGLQRQLVAKQLESPDCRRSTIDGHTTALILLITVVVDNAFGARSAVQWHSFCQGPMTGTSPAGGINGLTSTYYYYVADHARYDRDCAAKFTGAQGGEADPTVGGHACTAKERGVRHRSRGLSSGQRADTAARHDEVNVLRKDERQIAGGCARREPKCLVQLSCHQ